The following proteins come from a genomic window of Metarhizium brunneum chromosome 2, complete sequence:
- the BGL1B_1 gene encoding Beta-glucosidase 1B: MGSKSSLLPADFEWGFATAAYQIEGAVAEGGRGKSIWDTFCHLEPTRTKGANGDVACDHYHRYEEDFDLLTKYGAKAYRFSISWSRIIPQGGRNDPLNEEGISFYSRLIDSLLKRGITPWVTLYHWDLPQALHDRYGGWLDVQESQLDFERYARVCYERFGDRVKNWITLNEPWIQSIFGYSTGGNAPGRSSTNDLSDAGNSATEPWIVGKAQILSHVRAVIAYNKDFKPSQGGQIGISLNGDYYEPWDSADSRDKEAAERRMEFHIGWFANPIFLKKDYPSCMREQLGDRLPLFTESEVALLEEAETDFYGMNYYTSQFARHRGEPASDTDFVGNLDELQQDKQGTPVGEESGLHWLRSCPDLFRKHLTRVYNLYGKPIYITENGCPCPGEDKMTCDEAVNDPYRIKYFSSHLDAICKSIVDDGAVIKGYFAWALLDNLGAFLSISQVFVANRFTEWSDGYGPRFGVTFTDYKTLKRTPKQSALLLRKMVTDRQGLSVTTS, encoded by the exons AGGGAGCCAATGGCGATGTTGCCTGCGATCACTATCACCGGTATGAAGAGGACTTTGATCTTCTCACCAAATACGGTGCCAAGGCGTACCGATTTTCCATATCTTGGTCTCGCATTATTCCCCAAGGCGGCAGAAATGACCCTCTGAACGAGGAGGGCATTTCATTCTACAGCAGACTCATCGACTCTCTCCTCAAAAGAGGAATCACGCCCTGGGTCACGCTGTACCACTGGGACCTCCCCCAGGCGCTGCACGATCGTTATGGTGGCTGGCTTGATGTCCAAGAGTCTCAGTTGGACTTTGAGCGCTACGCGAGGGTGTGCTATGAGCGCTTTGGAGACAGAGTCAAGAATTGGATCACTTTGAACGAGCCGTGGATCCAATCCATCTTT GGATATTCTACCGGCGGCAATGCGCCTGGAAGAAGCAGCACAAACGACCTGTCAGATGCCGGCAACAGTGCCACTGAGCCTTGGATTGTGGGCAAGGCCCAGATTTTGAGCCATGTTCGCGCCGTCATCGCCTATAACAAGGACTTCAAGCCCTCTCAAGGAGGCCAGATCGGCATATCACTCAATGGCGACTACTACGAACCTTGGGACAGTGCAGACTCTCGCGATAAAGAGGCCGCTGAGCGACGGATGGAATTCCACATTGGCTGGTTCGCCAACCCCATCTT CTTGAAGAAGGACTACCCTAGCTGCATGCGCGAGCAACTCGGCGACCGGCTTCCGCTCTTTACAGAATCCGAGGTTGCCCTTCTGGAGGAAGCCGAGACTGACTTTTACGGAATGAACTACTACACGTCGCAGTTCGCTCGGCACAGGGGGGAGCCCGCATCGGATACCGACTTCGTGGGTAAcctggacgagctgcagcAAGACAAACAAGGGACTCCTGTGGGCGAAGAGAGTGGCCTACACTGGCTGCGATCCTGCCCTGACTTGTTCCGGAAACATCTGACCCGGGTATATAATCTATACGGAAAGCCCATCTACATCACCGAGAATGGCTGCCCATGCCCCGGGGAGGACAAGATGACTTGCGACGAGGCAGTCAATGACCCATACCGCATCAAGTACTTCAGCTCTCATCTAGACGCTATATGCAAGTCCATTGTGGACGATGGAGCTGTTATCAAGGGCTACTTTGCTTGGGCGCTTCTTGATAATCTCGGTGCGTTCCTGTCCATTTCTCAAGTATTTGTAGCTAACCGCTTCACAGAATGGTCTGATGGCTACGGCCCACGCTTTGGCGTTACATTCACCGATTACAAGACTCTAAAGCGCACTCCCAAACAGTCTGCGTTGCTGCTGAGGAAAATGGTTACGGACAGACAGGGACTCTCCGTCACTACTAGCTAA